The Mustelus asterias unplaced genomic scaffold, sMusAst1.hap1.1 HAP1_SCAFFOLD_84, whole genome shotgun sequence genome includes a region encoding these proteins:
- the LOC144483870 gene encoding uncharacterized protein LOC144483870, translating into MRECLHVLTVRRVLNAKKICWRTNVFTLGRDHSPALCGKGFIQSSHLQTHQLVHSDNKLFNCSHCAKSFKNKKDLLTHQYTHNGERPFTCCVCGKGFSRPPALLNHQRIHTGERPFTCSDCGKGFINSSNLLIHQQLHTGDRPFTCSECGKRFTRSYNLLTHQQVHSEERPFTCSVCGKGFTRSSNLLNHQRVHTGERPFTCSMCGKGFSQSSNLLTHQRVHSGERPFTCSVCGKGFSHLSYLLKHQRVHTGERPFTCNVCGKGFIQSSHLLTHRRVHKRLQGLDSTLIDAVNHIQV; encoded by the coding sequence ATGAGAGAAtgtttacatgttctgactgtgagaagagttttaaatgcaaaaaagatctgctggcgcaccaacgtattcacactggggagagaccattcacctgctctgtgtgggaaaggattcattcagtcatcccacctgcagacacatcaacttgttcactctgataacaaactttttaattgttcccactgtgcgaagagctttaaaaacaaaaaggatctgctgacgcaccaatatactcacaatggggagaggccattcacctgctgtgtgtgtgggaagggattcagccgtccacctgccctattgaaccaccagagaattcacactggggagaggcccttcacctgctcagactgtgggaagggattcattaattcatccaaccttctgatacaccagcagctccatacaggggatcgaccgttcacctgctctgaatgtgggaagagattcacccgttcatacaaccttctgacacaccagcaggttcacagtgaggagaggccattcacttgctccgtgtgtgggaagggattcactcgttcatccaacctattgaatcaccagcgagttcacactggggagaggccgttcacctgctccatgtgtgggaagggattcagtcagtcatccaacctgctgacacatcagagagttcacagtggggagaggccatttacctgctctgtctgtgggaagggattttctcatttatcttatcttctgaaacaccagcgagttcacactggggagaggccattcacctgtaatgtctgtggaaagggatttattcagtcatcccacctgctaacacaccggcgagttcacaaacgactgcaaggtttggattctacacttattgatgctgttaatcatatccaggtctga